The following proteins are co-located in the Microcystis wesenbergii NRERC-220 genome:
- a CDS encoding Rieske (2Fe-2S) protein: MSWTKVLSVDSLAPGARQVVKVGESSILLINNNGQFHAVGNRCPHLKLSMTKGKITEDGAIVCPWHRSSFDLCTGAVKDWITWPPVVNKAMATVSQPQALPVYPLRIEDGSIWIDA; encoded by the coding sequence ATGAGTTGGACAAAAGTATTATCTGTAGATTCCCTTGCCCCCGGCGCCCGTCAAGTGGTAAAAGTGGGGGAGAGTTCCATTCTCTTGATTAACAATAACGGTCAATTCCACGCCGTCGGCAACCGTTGTCCTCATCTCAAATTATCGATGACGAAAGGCAAAATTACCGAGGATGGCGCGATCGTTTGTCCCTGGCATCGTAGTTCGTTTGATCTCTGTACTGGTGCTGTCAAAGACTGGATTACCTGGCCCCCTGTGGTTAACAAAGCGATGGCGACAGTTTCTCAACCCCAAGCTTTACCCGTTTATCCCCTTCGCATCGAAGACGGCAGCATCTGGATAGACGCATAA
- a CDS encoding sugar transferase, producing MTLAPPMHRFPRQWLSDIRSPQRIHWFRRTRPQWQGLSVLILGDILALAAAWFGARYFNQFFSPIPSGLVWWNWLGLPSLFWIFAGAIVFLFAQNGLYSPSPKSQDYLKTGQLISIVYLCSLVVGYFYDPKLDPPRSLFFSAWFFSVILVFGFRLISTLIIRQIQPKNSKLAVFIIAPAARIHKLASILEKRYHYAVVGAALAKDANSPITLKAIADSGAVEVLADDIPNTDLASKLYWQLRRSRITLRLLPSSREILYRRGQPEIIAGLPTLRVQASLLLGWDYRIKRMIDFIGAFLGVILLSPVFIVIALLIKFSSPGPVFFRQERVGLQGKPFFMWKFRTMVVNADQLQEQLESANENQDGVLFKIKNDPRIIKGGHFLRKTSLDELPQLFNVLLGQMSLVGPRPLPLRDVEKFAQWHHIRHQVLPGITGLWQISGRSDIDDFNDAARLDLYYIDNWSLNLDLDILVETLRIVLFGKGAY from the coding sequence GTGACGCTTGCTCCTCCCATGCACCGTTTCCCCCGTCAGTGGCTATCCGATATTCGCTCACCCCAGAGAATCCACTGGTTTCGTCGCACTCGCCCCCAATGGCAAGGTTTATCGGTGCTAATTTTGGGGGATATTTTGGCTCTAGCGGCGGCTTGGTTTGGCGCTCGTTATTTTAATCAATTTTTCTCCCCCATCCCTTCCGGATTAGTCTGGTGGAATTGGTTGGGATTGCCTAGTTTATTCTGGATTTTTGCTGGGGCGATAGTATTTTTGTTCGCACAAAATGGCTTGTATAGTCCTTCTCCAAAAAGCCAAGATTATCTAAAAACCGGTCAATTAATTAGCATTGTTTACCTATGCTCTCTAGTTGTCGGTTATTTTTACGATCCGAAATTAGATCCACCTCGATCGCTTTTTTTCAGTGCTTGGTTTTTTAGTGTTATTCTCGTCTTCGGATTTCGTCTGATCAGTACCCTAATTATCCGACAAATACAGCCAAAAAATAGCAAATTAGCGGTTTTTATTATTGCTCCCGCCGCTAGAATTCATAAATTAGCCTCGATCTTAGAAAAACGCTATCATTATGCCGTGGTTGGGGCGGCCTTGGCTAAGGACGCTAACTCACCCATTACCCTAAAAGCGATCGCCGATTCTGGGGCGGTGGAAGTATTGGCCGATGATATTCCCAATACGGACCTAGCGTCAAAATTATACTGGCAATTGCGGCGATCGAGGATTACCCTGCGTCTTCTCCCCTCCAGTCGCGAAATTCTCTATCGTCGCGGTCAACCGGAAATCATCGCCGGTTTACCGACTTTGCGCGTCCAGGCCTCTTTACTTTTAGGATGGGATTATCGGATCAAAAGAATGATCGATTTTATCGGGGCTTTTTTGGGTGTGATTCTTCTATCACCTGTATTTATTGTTATTGCTCTATTAATAAAATTTTCTTCTCCAGGACCGGTCTTTTTCCGACAGGAGAGGGTGGGTTTACAGGGAAAACCCTTTTTTATGTGGAAGTTTCGCACTATGGTAGTCAATGCTGATCAACTACAAGAGCAGTTAGAGTCCGCTAACGAAAATCAGGATGGAGTTTTATTTAAAATTAAAAACGATCCGCGCATTATTAAAGGTGGTCATTTCCTCAGAAAAACTAGCCTCGATGAATTGCCGCAATTATTTAATGTTTTATTAGGTCAAATGAGTTTAGTCGGTCCGCGACCTTTACCCCTGCGGGATGTGGAAAAATTCGCCCAATGGCATCATATCCGTCATCAAGTTTTACCCGGAATTACCGGACTATGGCAGATTTCTGGGCGCTCGGATATCGATGATTTTAACGATGCAGCCCGCTTAGATTTGTATTACATCGATAATTGGTCTTTGAATTTAGACCTAGATATCTTAGTGGAAACCCTGCGAATTGTTCTTTTTGGTAAGGGTGCTTATTAA
- a CDS encoding DUF362 domain-containing protein: MITQSSITAGVKNSAMADFVYQPPPAAITAKRILIKPNLGYPVPPPVTVSLPVLSQVLRGLRGVNTGAEIILVEGVCSAISLREIIDILGVKSILDPGITILDADSLPQKEYPNLSPFPVRFTSMFAPKIIEEVDCRITIGTLKRTHLKDKPLISASLKNLYGLFPRSHYKARSPNSRGQLHRPSVPLILQDVYFCIGHLFDGAVVDANLKYFSSNWRPDRGKSIPLGQVFWGDDMISVDRSACLLGDEPMPSYLEAIDLLRSQLLNGTKIDKHLY, translated from the coding sequence ATGATTACCCAATCCTCAATTACTGCCGGGGTAAAAAATTCAGCTATGGCGGATTTTGTTTATCAACCTCCCCCGGCAGCTATCACGGCTAAACGTATTTTAATTAAACCTAATTTAGGTTATCCTGTGCCACCACCCGTAACGGTTAGTCTGCCGGTATTAAGTCAAGTTTTGCGGGGATTGAGAGGGGTAAATACTGGGGCAGAAATTATCTTGGTAGAGGGAGTATGTTCGGCTATTTCTTTGAGAGAAATTATCGATATTTTGGGAGTAAAATCTATTCTCGATCCCGGAATAACTATTCTTGATGCTGATAGTTTACCACAGAAAGAATATCCGAATCTTTCTCCTTTTCCTGTCCGTTTTACCTCGATGTTTGCCCCTAAAATTATCGAAGAAGTGGATTGTCGGATCACGATTGGAACCTTAAAACGCACCCATTTAAAGGATAAACCCCTGATTTCTGCTTCTTTAAAAAATCTCTATGGACTCTTTCCCCGTAGTCATTATAAGGCCCGTAGTCCCAACTCGCGGGGGCAATTACATCGCCCCTCCGTACCGCTAATTTTACAGGATGTTTATTTTTGTATCGGTCATCTTTTTGATGGGGCAGTGGTGGACGCTAATCTTAAATATTTTAGTAGTAATTGGCGACCGGATCGAGGAAAATCTATTCCTCTCGGTCAGGTGTTTTGGGGTGATGATATGATTAGCGTGGATCGCAGTGCTTGTCTGTTAGGTGATGAACCGATGCCGAGTTATTTAGAGGCGATCGATTTGCTTCGTTCTCAACTTTTAAACGGAACTAAAATAGACAAACACTTGTATTAA
- the dusA gene encoding tRNA dihydrouridine(20/20a) synthase DusA has product MGNILSVAPMMDYTDRHFRYFLRQISRRPLLYTEMITTMAIKHGDRYKLLGFSLAEKPLALQLGGDNPYLLAECAKIAEYMGYDEVNLNVGCPSSRVKEGNFGACLMANPELVARGISAMNQAVSIPVTVKQRIGIDNQDSYENMANFVRIVADAGCQRFTIHARKAWLQGLSPKENRTVPPLRYDDVYRLKNQFPHLFIEINGGIINLEQARQHLQLVDAVMIGRAAYDNPYLFATVDRDFYGESVTPPTREEVIKKMLPYIDEWVSKGYKLHQISKHLLQLFAGQPGTKAWKRYISENSHFPGADSGVIWQALQQVNSLNDLANLSTSH; this is encoded by the coding sequence ATGGGCAATATTTTAAGTGTGGCGCCGATGATGGATTATACCGATCGCCATTTTCGCTATTTTTTGCGACAAATTAGCCGTCGTCCCCTTCTCTACACGGAAATGATCACGACGATGGCGATTAAACACGGCGATCGCTATAAGTTGCTGGGGTTCTCCCTAGCAGAAAAACCTCTAGCTTTGCAGTTAGGGGGTGATAATCCCTATCTTTTGGCAGAATGCGCTAAAATAGCCGAATATATGGGTTATGACGAGGTAAATCTCAATGTGGGTTGTCCTAGTTCTCGGGTAAAAGAGGGCAATTTCGGCGCTTGTTTGATGGCTAACCCGGAATTAGTCGCGAGGGGAATATCGGCAATGAATCAAGCTGTATCGATTCCCGTGACTGTAAAACAGAGAATTGGCATTGATAATCAAGATAGTTACGAAAATATGGCGAATTTTGTCCGTATTGTCGCAGATGCCGGTTGTCAACGTTTTACCATCCACGCGCGTAAAGCTTGGTTACAGGGATTAAGTCCCAAGGAAAATCGCACCGTCCCCCCCTTACGTTACGATGATGTTTATCGCCTAAAAAATCAGTTTCCCCATTTGTTTATTGAAATTAATGGCGGTATCATTAATTTAGAACAGGCTAGACAACATTTACAATTAGTAGATGCGGTCATGATCGGTCGGGCAGCCTACGATAATCCCTATTTATTTGCCACAGTCGATCGAGATTTTTATGGGGAATCGGTTACTCCTCCTACCCGGGAAGAAGTAATCAAAAAAATGCTTCCTTACATCGATGAATGGGTGAGTAAAGGTTATAAATTACACCAGATCAGCAAACATCTTTTACAGCTTTTTGCCGGTCAGCCCGGAACTAAGGCCTGGAAGCGTTATATTAGTGAAAATAGCCATTTTCCTGGGGCTGATTCTGGGGTAATCTGGCAAGCTTTACAGCAGGTAAACTCCCTAAATGATCTGGCTAATCTGTCCACTTCCCATTGA